In Syntrophorhabdus sp., the DNA window TGCCCGGGAACACACGGAAATGATCCTGACGAGGACGGGGATGCTCGACTGCAGGGATCTCAGGGCCTCCGAGCTGTCCCATGGGGACCAGAAGATCCTCGACATCGCCATAGCGCTCACGTTGAACCCGAAGATCCTCCTCCTCGATGAACCCACGGCCGGAATGGCCCCCGACGAGCGGGTCAAGATGATGGCCCTTCTCGAGGACCTTCATCAATACTTCCAACTCACGACGGTGTTCATCGAGCATGATATGGATATGGTCTTCGGCATAGCGCAGAAGATCAGGGTACTCGTCCAGGGCGAGCTCATCGCCGAAGGCACGCCCGACCACATCCGCAATCACGAGGCGGTGGTAGAAGCCTATCTCGGGAAAGAGGTGGAATGAAATGTCCGCAGTCCTGACGGTCGAGAAGATCAACTCTTATTACGGCAAGAGTCACATACTGTTTGATGTCAGCTTTGATGTCCGCAAGGGGGAGACCCTCTGTCTCATGGGGCGCAACGGAGCGGGAAAGACAACGACCTTCAAGACCCTTGTCATGGTGGTACACCCGAAGAACGGCAGGGTCATATTCAATGGAAGGGACATAGGTGGTATGAAACCTTACAGGATAGCCCGGCTCGGCCTCGGTCTCGTGCCGGAGGACAGAAAGATCTTCGGTCCCCTCACCGTGAAGGAGAACCTGATACTGGGGACGACCACGGGAAAAAAGGGTACGTGGAGCCTTGACCTCGTCTACGAGTTCTTCCCCGTGCTCAAAGAGTTCGAGAACCGCGCGGGAGGGACACTCTCGGGCGGCGAGCAGCAGATGCTCACCATCGCGCGGACGCTTATGGGAAACCCCGATGTGCTCCTCCTCGATGAGCCCAGCGAGGGCCTGAGCCCGGTGATGGTGAACACACTGAAAGACCTTGTGCTGAAACTTAAGGGGGCAGGCACCACCATCCTCCTTTCGGAGCAGAACATCAAATTCGCGATGGCGGTTTCCGATTGCGTGGTCATTATCGACAAGGGGCATATCAGGTATGAGTCCGATATCCAGACCTTCAGGGAAGACGAAGGGATAAAGAGACAGTACCTGGCCGTA includes these proteins:
- a CDS encoding ABC transporter ATP-binding protein; translated protein: MPAILEIKDLDKHFGGIHVTNHVTIAVERGEMSAIIGPNGAGKTTFFNLITGSIPSDGGRVVYENEDITAARPEKIVKMGMVRAFQVSSLFLEETVYDNVYLAALSNFGKNAGMFADRLSYRDAREHTEMILTRTGMLDCRDLRASELSHGDQKILDIAIALTLNPKILLLDEPTAGMAPDERVKMMALLEDLHQYFQLTTVFIEHDMDMVFGIAQKIRVLVQGELIAEGTPDHIRNHEAVVEAYLGKEVE
- a CDS encoding ABC transporter ATP-binding protein codes for the protein MSAVLTVEKINSYYGKSHILFDVSFDVRKGETLCLMGRNGAGKTTTFKTLVMVVHPKNGRVIFNGRDIGGMKPYRIARLGLGLVPEDRKIFGPLTVKENLILGTTTGKKGTWSLDLVYEFFPVLKEFENRAGGTLSGGEQQMLTIARTLMGNPDVLLLDEPSEGLSPVMVNTLKDLVLKLKGAGTTILLSEQNIKFAMAVSDCVVIIDKGHIRYESDIQTFREDEGIKRQYLAV